The Salvia miltiorrhiza cultivar Shanhuang (shh) chromosome 2, IMPLAD_Smil_shh, whole genome shotgun sequence DNA window GTATTATGTCACAATTATATGGCGCTGATGTGACGCTTATTTTAATATCTCAAAATTGCGACATTTTATTGGCGACactttaataaaatatcataattataTAGCACATTTAAAATAGTGTTGTACAATTATGATATAATTtacaatattttatatttatgacATAAATTTACGGCATAAACTTTCCGACATCAGTTATAACAACACCATTTTGAACTTGTAAAGCTATATTTCATTCTGAAATAAGTTATACAACATCATTttgcattaatttataaagCTATATTTCATGCTTAAACCTTCATagttgaattttaataaatgcaataaaattaattaagttttagcagcacgaaaataaattaaataaaaaaatatttattttgaaaattggaaattaattttaaaattgatttcaaatgaAAAAATATCTTTTGATATATTGTAGATGTCTATATTAGTTACATTACATATACAATGAATGTAGATCGCGAGAATTACGTTACTATACTTGAAATATAATCacatatgcataaatatatatgaCCGAATGTTTGACACTTTTGAACTTTGTTTGCTAGGAAACACAAGTATCAGAATATAATCTGTagattataatttatttcatgAATCTGTCAGATTAATTTTCAATAAGACAGACTCttcaacaaaaattaaatttatttaaaacttaGTAATATAAAAGTTgaggaatgttatgctacatatcTTAGGTGAGCACCTTATgttagcattatcttttttgttttagacatttatttttatgctcatacttcataaattgttattaggatcattaattttaataacatGAAAATCAAAGTccgatttgttcatattccctttaacttcaaataattaataaaaagaacaaattagactttgatttttatgttatttataaaattaatgatcctaataacaatttataaagtattagaataaaaataaatgtctaaaacaaaaaagataatgctaacgagggctaaacgtgagtggtgctcacataaggtatgtagcataacattcctcTATAAAAGTTTGCATGACTCGCAAGTCacgaaaataaatattttatagacCTAAAAAAAACCTCATAAGGAAATGAAAACGAATCAAAATCTTCATTACAAAATAAGACCAAATATTAATCAAAACTAGTACGTCCTCTCATACGATGCACAAGCCaccaaatatttatttatttttaaaattttaaattatgtaaaaatatcataatgtcatttttataaattaaattaattggtaacaaaaaattaaattaatttcaatattagtatttaatttaaaatagtgcataatattatcaacttaattagattatataataataataataataataataataataataataataataataataataataataataataataataataataataataataataataataataataaaattaaaaaggagaagagagagaaaaaagatgCAAAATGTAGAGGAAAAAACTCTCTTTTTATATATCACTAGTATTTGCACTCGCGCAACGcacgaaaaaatatttttatattttatcatatataaaatttatattaatttgattattatataattttttaaaaatataattaaaacatactgtaatttaagataaatattttagtttaatataaaaaaataaagaataattcacattaatgaaaattgatattgtgaaaaaaaaaatacgttAAAAGATCAATGAAAAAAATAggtttattcaaaaaaagagaagagataattttcttaagttttaatgtttaaataaatagaatattttatattttaaatctaatatttacataacatatatcaaattaaagctcttctcATGATCTTTAATTAGATATGCatattagtcgaatttcacaattttagaaaagaaataaaatagaaaaataaaaaagttaaagaaaaagaaaaaaaaaagatgtatagcttTTAAATAAACCttataaataaacttttaattttattataatcacaaatttgccattcaattttgaaattgatttgaaatcaatttgaaattgagaactccctttttaatatagtatagatagagatttaaagaaattaaaatagcCAAATTTAAACGAGCCAAAATCTTAATGAAATGTTCTTTAACTTCAAATgaataaacaaaaaaacaaacatAAATCCTTGTGTGCGACTATTCGCGTGGAAAACACATATAAAATtaatgtttttagaaaagtttAAAAAGAAGTGTAGTGCGTTGGTTAGAGCTTGGAAACCTTTACTTGGTGATTTAGGCTTCGAAAGCCTCCAGTAGCACTTTTTTGGTGcctcttttttatatttttgttaattaatttatattttttagtgtcttgtttatattttgttacaattttccttttttatattttcttataatttatatattttatgccTTTTTAATAATCtcttacaatttttatttttttgtgtctCTTTTTCTATTActtcattaaaaattattttttcattcctttttcatatatttttaaatacaagTTATCTTTTTTACTgtattttttgtatatttttaatatatcttttCATTTTATACCTAATTGATAAAGTGTTGACTAATAAATCAATAGATATTAGGTTCAATTCCTAGTTGAtgtgttttcattttttaacaaaaaattgtgatacttttcataaaatcaaatagtaCTTGtcataacaacaaataaaactTCGTTCAAAGGTAAATAAGACCATTcatgaaattaaataagatttatttGGAGCAAATAAAACTTTacgttattttttttgtaaatgaaaCTATGCTTAAACGTAAATaagattttttataaaatcaaatgatatttGACTTTTTATTACTAAATGAaactttttttaaatttaaatcatataaGGCTTTTCTTAAGGGAAAATaagatttttcttaaaaataaataagaccTTACTTTTTATTCGTAAATGAGACTGCTTGaatgtaaataatatttttcataaaatcaaataaatatttttttgaaagaaaataaGAGTTTTCAATGAGACTTTAAGACTTTTAGTTTATTAGTGAATGTGAGTTTTGTTTGACtgtaaataaaaattttcatcaaataaaataaaacttttcttaataattaataagaCTTTTCATGAAAGTGCATAAGCTAgacttttaaattcaaaaagaaaaagtgcaTAAGACTTTCttaatatcaaaataattaagattttaagactttttGTTTGTTAATAGAACTTTTGCTTGAATGTAAATATATTTGtcatataaacaaataaaatatctcCTAAGAGCAAATAAGATTTTTCTTAATAACAAATAAGACATTAGCactttttatttgtaaatgagACTTTTGCTTGAATATAAatgttattttcataaaatcaaataagatttttttttcttaagagAAAACAAGATTTTTCTTAATAGTAAATAAGACTTTGcttgaatgtaataattatttgttataaaaTCAAGTAAGGCTTTTCTTTAATAgtaaataaaactttaaaactttTTATTCGTAAATGAGAATTTTGGTGGaatgtaaataatatttttcaaaaaattaaataagacttTTTTAGAATCACATAAGACTATTCTTTATAACAAATAAGACTTTTATTTGTAAACATAACTTTGGTTTGAATATTAGTTTTCTTAAAATGAAATAAGATTTTTCATTAGAGTAAataagacatttttttttaagagtaaatAAGACTTTATGTGGAAATGAAacatatatgtaaataatatatttcttaaaatcaaataagactttttATAATAACTTTTCTCAAAAGCGAATAAGACTTTTTATTCGTCAGCGAGACTTTTATTAAAATGTGAATCAaacttttcataaaatcaaataaattttttcttaagactaaataattttatttcttaagAATATATCTGACATTTGTTTCGTAACGAATAAGATTTTATTCGAAAAATAAAACtttttatataatcaaataagattttataaataaaatctaTAATCATAGTAAAAAATGCTTTGTGGTACAGTCTTCTAAATTAGAGGTCTTAGGTTCAATACGATCGGTTCGAtcaaaaaatccaaaaaatctaaaccaaattttatattttaatttggttCAAATCGAATAATCAAATTTTGAATACTTTGCTTACCTCTAAATGGAAATAAACGCGGACAATCAaatcaaatataatatataaaagtggaGTTTTCTCCCTTCATGTTTTCTCTCTCTTGTCTCAttaattttttcactattttttttctctcttttctctcattaattttttcactatttttttcctcactttttcttaataattttaGTTCTTTTCTGaatatcatcaaatttgatttattaagAAATATGCAGTACACATCTTATGTTTAAATTCGTAACAAGaactttaatatggtataaaactcatcaaatgaatttaaaacaaataggttattaaaattttgaaaatttttattttatttctctttgttagaattttacaactttttttcatttatgtctttgtacgaaaatatttatttatttattattatgtggattactttataatgataatgtgtatgttaattttcattatccaataatttaaattattcaaCAATTATAATTATCGTTCCACTTTATAGATAGttgaaaattacgtttttaaattcaatttttttattaaataatagatACTTCATTTGTAaatcatattttgtatttatttatactttgattatatttaatatttatatttatttattcatttaaaataTCGATTAGTTTTAATTTTCTAGTAAAAATTTAATCATCGGCGGCACAAACGTTCCGAgggaaaaagtaaaaaagaatTGGCGGCACAAtccaattttcaatatttttgtttcctattttttatttttgtttcctatttttTAGGAGAAGATATCTCATGCACAAATTATTTCTGAATATGTAGTTAATTCCTTATATAATACCACTagaaaaaagagaggaaaaacCCTTCTCATTTTTTCACTTATGATAATTCCGATTTTCTACTGCCGCTCTCTCTCTACCGCCTCCGCTGAACACTGTTTCAGCCTCTGCAGCCTGCAGGAACAACTTTAAGGTTAGAATAAGCCTTTTTCTTGCTGTGAAATTTGATGTTAAATTATTGCTTAAAATTGTTATATTTAAATATCGAATTCGAATATATTTTTGGTCATTTTTAATATGTGAATATACTTATTGGTGCTGGATATTTCATAAGAGTATTGATTTCTTGGACTCTGTGGTTATGTgaatttttttagaaatatcGAAGAAAATGATATTGCTAGAGTATCAAATAATGTTAATCTTAGTTGGTGCCCTCCACTTGTTTGAGAAAATGCTTAATAGATGAGTTAACTAAGAATTAAGCCCTTTTATTGAATCTCTCGGATTTGCTTAAAAAATGTGTCGTTAAAGAAGCAAGGATGCCAAGGAGAAAAAACTTATAACTAATTAACAATGTTTGCACACTCTTAACAATGGAATTTAGCTAGAGTACATTTTCGATTATTTATCATTGAATTAGCAATGATTGATGAATGTTTATTCATTTTACGAAAATTCCTTTTTATTACAGTTTGCCAGAAATCAAACATAACATTGTTTATTGTGTTACAAGAGCAACAATGCTCGTCTACCTTTAATTTTGTTCTATTATAACATTATATTTTACATTTTTGACAAAGTTAATCCAGAAGATGAAATTAGGGGGGTTTTAGAAGAGCAAATGATAATTTTGAGGTAAATGGTCAAAATTTTAACAGTATTTTAAagtatattaaattttaacatTTCTATAATATTAGTAGTATTTGTGACCAATTTACTAGATGAGAGAAGAGATGATTAACTCGGATGAGAATAATATCAATATTTGTTTAGATAGTGCACGGTGCACTTCTTCATGTATAGTTATCGATtatactttttaattaatttacttaATATATGTATGTAATATAATCTTTTTTGTTGAATTTATATAGGAACAAAGGAGAATTGCAACAAGGAAAAGCAAGAGGAAGTCAAATGAATGTCACATTATCTCTTATAGGATTCACAGTTTTGTATAGCTAGATAAATTTAGACTTTGATATTTAgtgttagatttttttttaacaatatagtattattttacatttttttcatttacatatatatttatttcaatattttaaataattgatATGCTTCTTTCATTCAAGTGATAAATATTCTATTGTTTcaaaaaattactcaattaaatATCGCATAAATGATAAGAAAATTAATGCAGATGGTGTTCTATAATTTATGACATTAATCAATTTTTGCGATAGGTGTTTTATGTTGCAATATTAGGCGACATTTTTAGCATGACGTCACATGTGTAACAAAAAATTACGTCACATTGATAATAGTGTTGTAAATTAGGACATGTCATTTCAATTAATGTCGGATAAGTGATGCCAATTTATGACATAGTAAAAGTGTGTTGCAAAAACTAAAGTATATTTTACgacatttataaaaaaaattgcaacaaTTGTTATACGTCGTAATACTATGCGACACTTTAAATATGATACTATAAGCGTCGTGAAATTCAAAGTCACACTACTTGTAATGTCATAAATTAGTGTCGCAAATTATGATGCATTGTTTCAATTAGTGATGCACAAAATGTCGTATGAATGCTACGTCACATTTATTTAGTGTCACAAACTAGTGTCGCAAATTAAGATGCGTCATTTCAATCAATGTCGTGTAATGTGACGCAAACTAACATACGTCATTATGACTAGTGACACATAGTATGTCGCAAATTTTATATAACAATTATTTAATTGAAGCACAATGTGTCGTATATGTTGCGTCATTATTGAAAAAGAATGTCATAAATTAACCACATCACTTTTTGCGACACAATCTTACGTGACGCAGACAATGTCGCAAATTAGCTTTTGCGACATAAAAACTAAAGTTTACGACACATTTTACATGTCGCAAAAGGTCGTCTTTCTTGTAGTGGATGACCGAGTGGTTGGAAATCGTCCCCAACGCGTACAGCTGtagcgcgtgcaatgcacgcgcccgcTGTGCGCCTGGGATTGAATTCTCCGCGTAACCCCACCTCTTTCCTCCCCCACTTTTTTGTTTTGTCcgtttcctttttcttttttcattttctttttcctttcctatttgtttcctttattttcttttttcttttttacgcTTTTCTTCATATTATATAcacaataaaacaaaaaaagtaaCGCATATATATTGTGATTATTGATATTTCAAAACTAATTAGATTTATCTCATAAATTTTTTTGAATCTATATATGTTTGTATTTTGTTGTTTGTTACTATTtgaaatctatatataaatattaaatttaaaatttactatTATTAATTAGaaagtgtttcatatatattgtactccctctgtccatgaTCTTTTTGCCATTTTCGTTCGTGTACAATAAGTGCGGTCTCTCTATTTTAGGTcatatacatttatatttttaccACATTCAtacacaatatttacaaaatactcatCTTACAAACCATTACTCTCTCTATCCATCATATTTATGCAtaccttttctttttggtaTGTCCCGAAAATTTATGCATACTCTATTTTTGGACAttaccccccctccccccccttaattttcataattttaccCTTATAATTAATAACTTACACTAATTAGTAATTACCGACAATCTACTTAATAATATCTTCAACGCGTGGAATGCTTTCTCCACTATCGATACTCAAAACAACTTTTAATGAGGAgcgaagggagtattaattacaGTAgtcaatgtgggacactttctccattaaaactcgtgtcgtggtcaactatgcatatttatgagggACATAAGGAGTATTAGTTACCTAACAAATCAACTTTGATGGAACCATTTCTCCACTTTATATACATCTcctaatattttcttaaaacttatGCCATTCCATCCACACCATacttatcgtggacggagggagtataaaaataaatgacagTACATTACAaacaatactttttttttttttaggaaaaaggGGATATTTTATTAAGCACAAGAACATGGTACATGGAGATGATCCACCACACACACAgggggttcattccaaacatgatgCGACGAAATATCCCTCGCGGCCTTCGCTAAACAGTGGGCGATGGCATTTTGTTCTCTTCTAATATGGCGAAGACGGACATCCGGAAGAAGCAATGATGGAGGTAGAGGGGGGGGGGGcagtgggggcactgggccccactggaaatttaaaaaaaaactaggggtattttggtaatttcacatttaatattaattaaataaataaataatactacctccgtccatgaaagaacttcctaaaagggagtgacacgggttttaagaaaaaatattgttgagtgtattgagagtggataaaaggtagttgagtgtattgggagtagtgaaaaagtgttataattaatattgggagttgtgaaaagtgaaaagtaagaggattataagtggtggggtatagtccaaaaataggtaggaagttcttttgtggacgtcccaaaaaggaaagataggaagttcttttgtggacggagggagtattattttagttGCAATCCTAGATTCCCTTTCATTGAGTCGGTTCACTGAAattttgctctctctctctctctcttcgcaaTTAGCAACACCAACGCCGTCTCTTGCTGGCTCAACTCCAACGACGACCGGCGACGCGGCGACGATCCTCACCACCTCGGCACCACCGCTGCTCCATCAACACTACAGATTTTACATAATACTAATTCAGAGTAAGAACATCCCCAAATTAGAAGCCCTAATtctatttattgatttttttcccTTTAGAAAGCAGGGTATACAAATTGCGTATGAATAATCTAATCAATTATCAACGAAAATTATcacaaaaataagaatcatGAATAGCATAAAATGATTACATACATTCCGCTGCGCCGTTGCAATTTGAACTGGAGAGCGAAGACTAATGGGAAAAAAGCAAAAGAAATACAAATACTCCACATTTAGGATTTGGCTTTGAAGTTTGAACACGTGTAAAGCAAAAAACAACAATCTTAAAGCCATTGAAATTTCCTTATTTGTTTATTCAGAATGGTGTTCCCTAGTTTCATTTCCTTTGAAATGTGTAAAGCCAAAAAATGAGTTAATTGTTTATTCATTTGTttcatctttatttatttgttcatttattatttattcattgtttaattttgtttattataTTTTAGATAAATGAAGCGCTATTATTCAAAAGCATCCCCCACGGTAGATGTTCCTtcttcatcagtgaatgaacaTCCTCAAATATTACCGAATGAAGTGAACATTGGAGTTGATTCCCCACCTCAAGCATCAACAAAGGGAATGGATATTGAAATCGATTTAGAAAATCTTCCAAGTGGTCCAGGACTACGACCTGATATAATGAGTTATCCACCAAATTTAATTGAGCAGGTTCGTGGAGCCTATTTATTGAAAGGTCCATGTCAGCCACGGAATCATGACTTTTCTCAAAAAATGGAAGCAAATCGAAAACGCAAATTTGTTCCATTTTGGTTTGATGAATTCAAGACTTGGCTAGAATATAACATTGTAAAAAATGCAGTTTTTTGTTTAAATTGTTATCTCTTTTCATCGGGGCGTAGTGAAAGGGGACATGATGCTTTTGTATCAGGAGGATTTAATTGTTGGCGCAAAACAGAAAGATTGAGATATCATGTTGAAGACCATACTAGTGAGCATAATAGATGTAGATTGGCATGCGAAGATTTGATGAATCAAGCCCAACACATTGAAGTGACTCTTTCTAGAGTATCAAAACAATCGAAGATTGATTATCGTTGTAGATTGAATGCTTCGATTGTTTGTCTTCGCTATCTTATTAGGCAAGGTTTAGCTTTTCGAGGAAATGATGAGTCGGAAAGATCCTTAAATCAaggaaattttatttagctTTTGAAAGTTGTTGCTTCTTGCAATGAAGATATATCTAATGTTGTATTGAAAAATGCTCCTGACATCCAAAGTGATATCATAAATGCAGTTGCAGTTGAGACAACAAAAGCTATCATTATGGATATTGAAAATGACTTTTTCTCTATTTTAGTTGATGAGTGTCGGGATGTATCTGTGAAGGAGCAAATGGGTGTTGTCATACGCTATGTGGATAAGAATGGATGTGCTATTGAACGTTTTCTTGGTCTTGTGCATGTTAGTGACACAGCTGCAACCTCACTTGAGATGGGTATTGATTCTTTATTCTCTACTCATGGCTTAA harbors:
- the LOC131007949 gene encoding uncharacterized protein LOC131007949, producing MNQAQHIEVTLSRVSKQSKIDYRCRLNASIVCLRYLIRQDISNVVLKNAPDIQSDIINAVAVETTKAIIMDIENDFFSILVDECRDVSVKEQMGVVIRYVDKNGCAIERFLGLVHVSDTAATSLEMGIDSLFSTHGLSVSSLRGQGYDGASNMREMELKRPGDTRWSSHYGTLINLMHLFSSIIDVLEYVGNNGNDDAQRAEAIDLLEVMNHFEFVFVLHIMRQILGITHELSQVLQRKDQDIVNAMNLVKVEKTCLQAMRDDGWEILLKK